AAATGGAATAGGTATCTTTGCGGCATACAACACCACTGACCTAGACATTGGTAGTTACCCTTGCGAATAAATTTTTATACAACCCTTTAATCAATCAATTATGAAGAAGTTAACTTTACTTTTATTATTCAGCTTGCTAGCCAGCTCTAGCTTACTTGCTCAGGTGTCCATTGGGGTAAAGGCAGGTGGGGCGCTTGCGGGGCAGACAAATGAGGGGGTTGGCCTAGGCGAAGGTGAGTTTGCTAAGCTCACCTATCTAGGTGGATTCTTTGCGTCGGTTCCCATTACTGAAAATGTTAGCCTTCAGCCGGAAGTGTTGTACAGCAATAAAGGAAGTCAAAGCAGTGGTGGTAGCATCAATCTACGCTATAACCTTCACTATCTCAGCATCCCCATTATGCTCCAGTACAGGGTGCTGGACAGGGTATTTGTAGAATTAGGTCCCGAATTTGGCTATCTGCTGGGCACGGGCACGAATCTTAATAATGATGGCTTCGGCGGGTCGTTTTCAGACAATCCTTCCTTCGACGAGCAACTACTAGCTTCATACCGAGACTTGGATGTAGCCTTCAACGTAGGAGTAGGCTACGCCCTTTCAGACAGATGGTTAGTGAATTTACGCTACAACCTAGGATTACGTGATATTTCCGATGATTTCACTTATGACCTCGTTGGGCAAGATGGATCAATCGTGATTGCCAACTCCACCTACAACCGTAGCGTACAGCTTTCAGTAGGTTATCGGATTTTTTAATACCAACCACCATGAACGTCATCGCGAACGAACGTGAAGCGATCTTCCCTTTAGTAACCTCGCTATTTGTATACGGGAGACTGCCGCCGGGCGGCCCCGTTCGTCGCTCATACTCCGCTTCTCGCAGTGACGGTAATTGTTGGTTAATGGCTGTATTCCTTCTGATACTTAGTAATCAACCTACTCTTGCCCAAACCCATACCATCAGTGGCTACGTAACCGATGCCGAGAGTGGGGAGAAGCTCATCGGGGCTTCGGTCTACTTACCTACACTAGGCAAAGGTACCACTACCAACCTCTACGGCTTCTACAGCCTACCCCTGTCGGGGGATTCGGCTACCGTCACTTTTTCCTACATCGGCTACGCCCGCCGTACCGAAACCCTAGCATTGAGGCAAGATACCCGGCTGGATGTAGAACTCTCTTCTAACACCCTGCTAGAAGAAGTAGAAGTGGTGGCTACCCCCGAAGAGAATGTGGTAGATCAAGTGCAGATGAGTGTCCACAAAATCCCCATGCAAACCATTGAGCAAGCCCCAGTACTGGGTGGGGAAACCGATATTCTCAAGACGCTGCAACTGCTACCCGGGGTCAGTTTTGGCAGCGAAGGTTCGGCCGGACTGTACGTGCGGGGTGGTAGTCCTGACCAGAACCTCATCCTATTGGATGGCGTGCCCGTCTACAATGTCAACCACCTGTTCGGATTCCTCTCCGTCTTCAATACCGATGCTATTAATAACGTAGAATTGATCAAAGGCGGTATTCCGGCTCGCTACGGCGGTCGGCTTTCATCGGTGCTGGATATTTCCATGAAGGAAGGCAACCTCAAAGAAAGCGGTGGCGTGTTTGCTATTAGCCCCATTGCGGCTCGCTTCACTTATGAGTCCCCCATTAAGCGCGATACCTCTTCGTTTATCATCTCCGCCCGGCGTACCTGGCTGGACGTAGCCTCGGCGGTGGCTTCGCTGCTCGATGACCGTACCTTTGGCTACAACTTCTACGATGTGAATGCCAAGTACAACCACAAGCTCAACCGCAACAACCGGGTGTACCTCAGTTTCTACACCGGGCGCGACCGCTTCTTTGATACCTTCAATGACGGCACGGACCGCTACACCTTCAACTTCCGTTGGGGCAATCTTACTTCAGTACTACGCTGGAATCATATTTTTAATCCTAAACTGTTTAGCAATATCTCAGCCAGTTACAGCACTTACAACTTCTTTCAGGAATACCGGGTAAGGCAAGAAGGTACAGATTTCTTCAACCTGTCCCGTTCCCGCATCCGTGACCTGAAGCTGCAAGCCGACTTTGATTATGCCCCTGCCCTGTCGCACAGCATTAAGTTCGGGGGGATGCTCTCGCGCCAACGCTTTGAGCCCGATGTAGTGCAGGTAGTCAATGCCAGTACCGATACTACCTTCAACAACCAGACCTTCATTAATTCAACCAATATTGAGGTGTACGCGGAAGATGAGATCAGTATTACCCGCCAGTTGACCACCAATGTAGGGCTACGTGCTTCGGGCTTCTGGGTGAATAGCGAAGCCTACACCAATCTACAGCCTCGGCTAGCCATGCGCTACTTAGTCAGTCCCAGTTTATCAGTGAAAGTATCCTACACCTACATGGTGCAGTATTTGCACCTGCTGACGAATTCTTCACTGGGCTTGCCCACTGACCTTTGGGTTTCTACGACTGAAAACGTTGCCCCCCAACGTTCGGAACAAGTGGCTGCGGGTATTGCTAAGTCGTTAGTACGCAACCGCTACGATGTGAGCCTGGAAGGCTACTACAAACGGATGGATAACCTGATTGCCTACCGTGATGGGGCCAGTTTCTTGTTTCAAAATGGGGAAACTTGGGAGAACAAAGTAGTGGCGGGCAATGGCGAGTCCTACGGGGCCGAACTGTTCATTAACAAAAAACAAGGCAAGATTACGGGGTGGCTGGGTTACACCCTCTCGTGGACGTACCACTGGTTTGATGCCATTGATGATGGTAGGCGGTTTCCCTTCCGCTACGACCGTCGGCACGACCTTTCGCTACTGGTCAATTATCATCTGCCGAAAGACCGTACCCTATCGACTACGTTTGTCTATAATACGGGCAATGCGGTGAGTATTCCTACGGCACGTTATCAAGGCATTGCCCCACCGGGTTGGGAGTATGAGCGGTTTTACCAACAAGCGTTTGATGATCGGTTGCTGTTAGACCAGCGTAACAACTTTCGGGCACCTGCCTACCATCGGTTGGATATTAGCTATCAGCGTACCAAGTTAAAAAAGAAAGATCGGCAGCGCACCTGGATATTCTCGCTCTACAACGCCTACAACCGCTTGAACCCGTACTTTCTCTATGAACAAGATGGAAGACTCAAGCAATACAGCCTCTTCCCCATCATCCCATCCATTACCTACCGACTCGAGTTTTGATTGGCGCGTACTAAAATTAATCCCTTATCACATTATAGTTTACACTCATCAATTCCGTTAACCGGTACAAGCCCGAGCAAAGTAAACCTACTTATACTAGACCACCCGCCGCCTCACCGCCCCAGCTACTGACTGTACGCTGCGATACAAGCTCCGAAACTCATCTAGGTTCAGTTGTTGAGCGGCATCGGATTTGGCTACTTTAGGGTTGGGGTGTGACTCAATGAGTAGTCCATCTACTCCCATTGCTACGCAGGCGCGGGTGAGGTCGGGTACTCCGTAGGCGTAGCTAATATCTAGTCACAGGAAAGGTAATAATTCGAGTATCAGTAGTCTACGCCTCATTTAGTTTTTAGTGGCTATTGCAGTATACGCATGGTTTATATCTGACAATATTACTATCTTTAATCTATGGAAAACATCACTGTTGATAAGTTAATGCGCCTGATTGTTTCATTAGACACTGCTAAAAAACTGGAGATTATGGCGCAACTCTCGGAAAATCTTAAGGCAAGCTTTCGGATGAAAGATAAAGATACGGAAAAGCAGACTTTACTGAACAAACTAGCGGGAGCCTGGAACGATACGGATGAACAGTTGGCAGATAGTATTGTCAATAGCAGAACAGTCTCTGATAAGAACCTTAAATTTAACTAGGTGAGATACCTATTGGATACTGATATTTGTGTTCATTTACTGCGAGGCAAACAGGGTATAAAAGAGAAAATTGAGCAAGTTGGTATAAAAAATTGCTTTATCTCCGAGATCACTGTAGCTGAACTAAAGTATGGGGCTGAAAAAAGTGATAATCGTGAAAAACACTCCCAAGAAGTAGAGGAGGTGGAAGAACTATTTACGGTGTTACCGATCTACCCTAGTTTTGACAGGTTCGCCTTAGAGAAGGTCACATTACAAAAACAGGGTATACTAATCCCAGATTTTGATCTTCTCATTGGAGCTACCGCAGTGGCTAATCAGCTTACTATGGTAACCAACAATGAAAAGCATTTAAATAGAATACAAGGCATTAGGATAGAGAATTGGGTTACGCCCAGTTAATTCGCAATAAGTCAATACCTATGGCTATTCGCTTGTCATCACTTAAGATATCCAATATAGGAAGGTGATTAGACCACCTTCCTACCCACCGCCTCAGCTACTGACTGTACGCTGCGATACAAGCTCCGAAACTCATCTAGGTTCAGTTGTTGAGCGGCATCGGATTTGGCTACTTTAGGGTTGGGGTGTGACTCAATGAGTAGTCCATCTACTCCCATTGCTACGCAGGCGCGGGTGAGGTCGGGTACTCCGTAGGCGTAGCCCATGGCGTGGCTGGTATCTAGAATTATGGGAAGATTGATGTGCTCTTTCAGGTAAGATACTCCGCACAAATCCAGGGTGAATCTGGTTTTAGTCTCAAAGGTACGAATACCGCGTTCGCAGAGCATTACTTGTTCGTTGCCACCGGATAGCACGAACTCCGCCGCTTGCACCAACTCCTGAAGCGTTGCTCCAAAGTGACGCTTCAAGAGCACCGGTTTGCGAGCTTCTCCACAAGTGCGAAGAATTCCGTGGTCGTACATAGCTTTGGCTCCGATTTGTACAATGTCGGCGTGCTCAATTACTGCCTCTACATGGGTAGCATCCCGCACTTCGGTAATGATATTAAAGCCGTACTCTTCCCGAATCTGCGCTAGCATCTTCAGCCCTTCCATACCTAAACCTTGAAAGGAATAGGGAGAGGTACGGGGCTTGAAGCAGCCCGCTCGTAGGGTAGTAATGCCCAACTCTTTCAGCATATCAGCACAGGTAACAATCTGCTCCCACGATTCTATCGAGCAGGGTCCAGTAATCATCAAGGTATTATTCGTACTACCGCCAATCTTCACTGCCTGTTCCACAGTGGCGACTGCCGGACTGGTTCCGGGATTGATAGTAACTTCGCGGGTAGCGGGCTGATACGTTCGGCTCGCCAATTGAATATCCGAAGCCATCGCAAAATGTTCAGCAGTATATTCTCGCAAAAAGTCAGGGAGTTCTTTATTGCTGGATGAAGTAATCAGTATCGTTTGCCCTTCTCGGATAAAATATTGAGCTTGCGCCTGTTTAGCTAGTTGAGCTGCTAATTCAGTGTTAACCGTTTCTTTTAAGTGGATAATCATAGTGCAGTAGAAATAAAGGCTACAGTAAACAAAGCTGCAAGATAGGGATATCAATAAACAATCAGTACCGTAGCCGAGTATTTACTAGGATTGACCTTCCCCTGAATAAAATACCATGAACCAAGGAATAGAGCCTTCGCTTACCTCACTGCCAGATTCATCCACTGATAACGAGAAGATATCGTACCTCACCATACTAAACAACCAGCTAAATCAGAAGACTTTTCAGGGGCATATTGAGAATTTTGCCGGACTGTGTATGCTTCCTATCGGCCTGGCGGGCCCATTATGCATTCGGGGTGATTATGCCAACGGTAACTTCCGTATTCCGATGGCAACTACCGAAGGGGCATTGGTGGCATCCTACAACCGGGGCTTGCGGGCGGGACGAAAAAGCGGTGGTTTTTGGGCTAAAGTTATTGAAGAAACCGTGCAGCGTTGTCCCCTACTTAAATTCACGACCGCCCAGGAGGCTTTTTCGTTCATTCAATGGCTGGATAGTCAGCGAGATACTATTAAACTAGTGGCGGAAAGTAGTAGCCGTTACGCCGTTCTGAAGAACATCCGAACTATTTTAGAAGGCAACGAAGTAATTGTATGCTTAGAATACCAAACGGGTGATGCTAGTGGCCAAAACATGGTAACACTGTGTAGTCAAAAAGTGTGCGACTTCATTCGCGACTATGCGCCCACTTCACCGCAAGCTATTTATATCGAAGGGAATGCTTCGGGCGATAAGAAAGTCGGAATCCGGTCACTGGGTCGAACCAGGGGTAAGCGGGTAATTGCCGAAATTACCATTCCTAAGCAAATAATAAGCACAGTACTAAAAACTACGCCCCAACGGTTAGTGAACTTCTGGCAAAGCTCTACTATGTCGCAAATAAAAACGGGCAGTGCCGGAAATCAAGCCCACGTAGCGAACGGTTTAGCTGCCATGTTTCTCGCTACCGGACAAGATGTTGCCTGCATCTCCGAAGCAGCTACCGGATTTAACCGCGCTGAAGTTACTGCCAAAGGCGAATTGTATGCTTCGCTCACCTTGCCTAACCTGATTATCGGTAGCGTGGGTGGTGGGACCGGATTACCTACTCAACGAGAGTGCTTGGAAATGATGGACTGTTACGGAACTGGAAAAGCCAATAAATTAGCCGAAATCATGACGGCAGTTGCTCTAGCAGGCGAACTTTCTATCGGAGCCGCTATTGCCGAAGGGCATTTTACCCGCGCCCACCAGAAGCTAGGACGTTAGCCTGAACTTGGGTTTGGTGATATTAGACATTATCACAAATGAATTTTTATGAAACTTTAACTTGGCTGCAATCTCTCTTTATCCTCCGCGCCACGTCGGCTTCACCAGGGGGAAGAGGAGATAGACGGGTGAGGCTTAGCTATACAATGCCATTCGTGATAATCTCTATTAGTGTATCTTGAATTGTTAAGTGACTATTTTGTGATGGTAGGCTCAGGGTAATCGCTTTTTATCTCCGTATACTTACCGTTCATCGGAGTGACTTTCTCACCGGTCTCAACGTAGTGTTTCAGGCCAACGAGCGTACCAGCTAGCTGCTTCTCGAAGCCACCGCGGGCAATACCTCCCATAAAGGCTGGTTTAGTACGAAACTGGAATTCATAGGATGCGGTACTAGTACCATCGCCGTTGTCTTGGACTCCGTAGAACGCCCGCGAATTATCGAAGTTAAGTGGCACTTTTTTCCCACTTACGACTTGGTTTGTCATAATCATATTCTCCTGGTCAATGTCTACAATACGCTCGTGTACCCACTGAGAGCCTTTTTCATTAAAGTCGCACTTACGTTCAGCCCCTTCTTTGCCCTTCAACGAACCGTTTTCATAATTAGAAGAATATATATAGGAAGAGAAGTTAGATATTTCTCCGTAGTCGAGTACCATTGCTTCCCAGACCCGTTCGACCGGGGCGTTAATTTTCAATTCAGCTCGTACGGTTCTGAATTTCTTATCCATATCCTGCGCCGAGGCAAACGTTTCACTCAGTAGTAGAACCACAGCAGTAAGGGTTATTTTTAAAGTATTCATAGTATATTCGTCGTTTATAGTTCAATGATTGGATGCACAAGGCACCCGTGTGTTACAAAATTATTGGTAGCCCATCGCTTCTTTTCCTGAAAACTTCCAGAGATCTATCCTACCGACCGCGTAGACCAAGTAACGCATCTGAAAACCGAGAAGTCCTTGAGGTAATTGTTCCGAAAAGAATATAGTAAAGGGCAGATTAGCCGATAGCTGTCCTTCTGGTAAAGGTGAATGCATAGTTCATCAAGCAGCTTTCTTTGCCAGTTTCCGGTTAGCCTTCACCTTACGAGGATGTGGTTCGCCGTCGTGCTCTACGTAGTACTTAAAGTCCTCGACTGCCTCATCGAACAGGGTGTTCATCTGCATCTTCATCATCGGATTCATAATGGCTCCCACAAAGCCTTTTGTTGTAATGTCAGCGTTCATACTCAGGTGCGTTTTGTCGCCCTGCGCGGTGAGTTGCCAGGTATTAACCCCGGTGTCGATAAAGAAGGGAAACCCTTCGAGCACCTCGTACTGTAGCGTATGTTGCCTAGCATCAAATACTCTGACGACCTCTATGATTTTACCCTGGGTAGTGTTACAGGCGCGGTTGCTACAGCTAGCTCCTTCCATTGTCGGTTTACCAAAACTTTCGGAATGCCTTAGGCTGCTAGCCCATTTGTAGGCTTCGCCAAACTGGTTCCCTAACACTTCCCATACTTCGGCCACGGGCCGGTTGATGACTGTTTCTCGTTTGAAGTTCATTGCTTTTTCTTTTGGTGAATAAATTGCTTTCAACCATTAGATACCGGATACCGGGAGGTGTTACAAAACAAAAGGCTCTTTTTGCAGTAGATTCGCAAAAAGAGCCTAAAAAAGCATTTAAACCGTTCATTAGGGGCTGTAGGACAGGCCGTTATTCCAGATACTTCATGATATCTTCGTCCTCAAGTATCTCTCTGATTACTGTTTTTTCACCGAAGTCTTCGCGCGTCGGATGCTGGCGAAAAAGGGCTACGTACTTGTCTTCAATAGAATCCATCAAGTTCATATGCTCCTCCTCTACGTAATCTTCAATGCGGTTCTTTTCCGAAATATTGAACTGCATATTATTGGCATCCAGCAGCCCCATCGGGATAAGAGCTTTGGTTTTTTTAGGGCAACGACAAGGATTGCTCTTGTTGACCAGCCCGCACTTATTGTTCATGAAGTTATAGAGGTCTTTGCGTGCCCGATGCAGCTTAATCCGAAAGTTTTGCGGTGAGACGTTAAATATCTCAGCACCAATTTTATGATCGACGCCAAAGGTATCGCCCAGAATATAGATCAGTCGCTGCTCCCGATTAAGGCACATCAGCATACCCGACATGCACCGAATTTGCATCTCTTTGGATAGCTCTTGGTAGGTAATTTCTTCCTCTCGTGTCAGGTCAGGATTAGGAATAGAATCCAACCTTGCGCCGTATTCGTCCAGCGAACTAAACTGTTGCTCACCCTGGCGTCGCTTGGTTTGTAAAAACTCATTCGTCACAATCCGGTACAGCCAGGTACGAAACGAGCTGTTGAAGTTAAACTGCGACAGTTTGGTAATGACCTTAATGAGCACCTCTTGAGTGAGATCGAGCGCATCGTTGGGATCATGAGCCATTTTCCAGGCTACATTGTAGATGAACGGTTGGTGTAAGCGAATTAGTTGATCCAACGCACTTTGATCACCCTCCAGGGCTTGTTTCACCAGTCTTTGATTTTCCTCTTCGGAGTATTTTGACGATAAGGGGTTTTTCATAGTCATACTTTTGGATTAGATGCGAGAAGCTGACTGGTGTTACAAAAATTTTTTCTTCGCTCCCGATTATAAGATACTACTTGGGTAAGTATCCCCATTCTGCTAGTTCATTCGTATCTTTCATAACTCTAGTACCACCATCATGAATCAGAATAACCTTAGTTGCAATATCCAATACGTTTCGGTAATCGTGATCCGTAATGATGAACCCTTTTTCCTTACTTTGCTCTTGTATTATGTCTTTTATCTCATCCTTGTATATCGGAGCTATTCCGTTAAATGGTTCATCTAGCAGGGAAAATTTGCTGTAACTATAGACAATGAGTAAAATCTCTAAAACTCTGCGCTCACCTCCTGAAAGTTGTTTGCTTGTCTTGTTGAGAAGAGGCACGACCAATCGGTGGCTTTTGACTATTTCTGCCTGAGTTGGTTCACAAACTATGTTAATGATGTTAGCAATTTTCAGATGACTGGGTAGGTAACCATCCTGAGGCAGATAATTAATATACCGATGGCTATCTGATACTTTACGGATAATTTTATGATCTACTTTCACCATTTTACTGTCTGCCGAGAGAGAGCCAAAAATTATCTTTAGCAAAGTAGACTTGCCCGAGCCATTACGCCCCAGTAAACCAACTATTTCTCCTGTTTTACAAGAGACAAATACGTCAGTCAGAACTTGTTTGATGCCAAAGCTTTTGATAATGCTGTCAGCGCGTAGCTCGCTCACAGTAATGAGGTGACTAGGTTGAAGACAAGTGCCTGGGCAATGCAAGCGACCCACAACGCTAGTTTACTAATGCCCAGATTGTAGTAAAAATAATATTCGTGAGCGTACCTAAGCTCGTAGACAAAAAACTGGAACAGCGGAAGGATAAACAAATAAGCAAGCCCGGTATTAGTACTAATCGGCTTTCCATTCATACTATGCCCAATAAACCCCAGCAACACTGAAATAATGATAGCCGGTAGCAGAATTTTTTTCTGGAAGATAAAGATATAATAAGCCTTTTTAACCAAGCTACTCATTCCCTACATCGCGCTTTTCTCCTTCTTGAACTAAGGGTTCATCTTCGTACTTAGTGCGGTACTTTTCGTATAGCCGTTGTTGCAGAGCGGGAAGAGTGACTTCCCTTCCGTCGATAAACGCTTGCGTAATCTGGTTAGTCCGCATATCTAAGGCATCCCCTTCGGAGACGAATAAAGTAGCACTTTTCCCTTCCTCCAGCGTGCCGTAGCGGTCGCCGATGCCCAGAATTTGGGCATTGTTTTGGGTAATAAGTTGCAGTGCTTCTTCTTTGCTGGCTCCGTGGGCTACCGCACTTCCGGCCAAGAACGGAAGATTCCGGGCACTGGCGTTCATACCTCGTTCGTACCCCAAGCCTACGGTGAGTCCGGCTTCCAGCAAGCGCGAAGGTAGCTCGTAGGGTACGTTCACGGCATCATCCGGGCGGTTGGGTAGCACGTGAACATTTTTCACGATCACCGGAATATCCCGGGCTTTCAGGAAATCAGCTACTAGCAGGGCATCGCCACTACTTACCAGTACAATGCGCTGTACGCCCCGGTCTTCGGCAAAGCGGATTGCTTCAATAATCTGCTTTGCCTCATCAGCGTGAATGTGCAAGGCTTTGGAACCATCAAACAAGCCCATTAGTGCTTCTAGCTTGAGATTAGGCTCGGATGGCTGATTTAACTCGAGGTAGGTCGAAGCATCGGCGAATAATTCTTCCAGCATCCGGCGTTGCTCACTATACTTTTCATTCTTTACCCGCTTTACCGTGAACGTGGCAAAATCAAATTCCTGCCGGAACCGACCGGGCCAGTTGAAGTGCAGAGCATCGTCGGGCTGTACTACAGCATCTTCCCAGTTCCAAGCATCCAGTTGCATCACGGATGAAGTACCGGGAATGATACCACTCTGCGGAGTAGTTTGGGCTAGTAAGATTCCATTAAAACGCAGGGTAGGAATAATTTCCGAATCAGTGTTGTAGGAGATTACAGCCCGGACATTAGGATTTAGCGTGCCTTGTTCGGCTTCATCTATCGTGGCCCTCACCGCACCGATTTCCTTTAAACCTACCGTAGTATTGGGAAGAATAAAGCCGGGATAAATATGTTGCCCTTCGGCTGAAACTACCTGATATTCAGACAAATCCATATCGTCCATAGTGCTTGCTTCTGCTACGGTCTCAATTTTTCCATCACGAAAAGCCACAGCTCCGTTTTCAATTACCTCACCGTTTCCTACGTGAATAGTAGCCCCCGCTAATATGATAGGTTGCGACTGTGGCTCACCCGGGGATGGTACCTGCGCCTGAATGGTTAGGCTAACGAGCGAAAGAGAAAGAGTTGCTATAAAGTATTTCATAATTTCTTGTATGTGTTAGGGCGTTTACGTGTTAATGTACCAGCACTGCCAATCGTATTAAGATTTTTTTTCTTCTAATTCATAAATGATTAAAACCCGGTCGGTAACTACTACATCTTGCACTGAGAATCCTTGGGAGGATATAGACGGCTGCTCAGTAGCCGGAATCTCCATCAATTCTTCATAAACATAATCCGAGGATGATGATGTAGTAGGGACATTTCCGTATGTAATCTTTCGTATGGAGCCTATATTTACATTGTTCTGCTGAGCAATGATTTTAGCTTTAGAGTGAGCATCATTAATAGCATCGGCAATTGCCTTTTCTCTAAGCGTCTGCCTTAGAGTGCTTGAAAGCTGAAAACTGAAGCTCACCTGCGCCTCGACTTGATTTCTAGAAAAAGCATTAATGAACTTAGCAATCTCTTTCCGATCGTTAGTAAATTCCACGGATAATGTTTGAAACGCTACAAAGCCACTATCGTACTGCTCACCTCGTCGCCACGATGTATTAGTACCAGCATTAAATTCTAGGGTTTTTATTTTATCGGGTGAGTAATCTAGTGATTGAAATACATCAACGATTGCCTGTTCTTTGGCTATCAGAGAATCGATCGCTTGACCATAGCCAAGTTCTATTTCCTTTATAGAAACGCGAACAACACCTATATCGGGTGAAGTAAGTACTCGTCCGTAGCCTACTACTTCAAGCAGGCCATCCGGGCGACTCTGCCCTAGTAGCGAACCCGCCGAGATTATGCAGAAGAATAGCAATATCTGCCTCATTAGTGAATATGTTCAGTATGGCCGAAGCCGATGTCTTCGCAGTGGAAGAGTTGATTAAGGGTACGGCTGGCAGCTTGAGTAGAAGCTCCGTTCTTCTTGGCGTCTTGCATCTTCTGCACTAGCCGGGTCCGTTGTTCTGCTACCCACGTGATTTTCTCTTCATTGATTTCTACATCGTAGTAAATCTTTCCATCTACCATTGTCTTCTCCGCTCGAGCGTAGATAGAAAGTGGGTTATCGGTCCAGAGTACTAAGTCGGCATCTTTACCTACTTTGATGCTACCCATGCGATCGTCTAAGTGAAGCAGTTTAGCCGGATTGAGAGTCACCATTTTCCAGGCATCTTCTTCGGACATGCCACCGTACTTTACCGATTTGGCGGCTTCCTGATTCAACCGACGAGCCATTTCGGCATCATCGGAGTTAATGGCTACCGTTACTCCGGCCATATCCATCAGCGTAGGATTGTACGGAATGGCGTAGCGTACTTCAAATTTATAGGCCCACCAATCGGCAAAGGTAGAACCACCCGCACCGTGCTCGGCCATTTTATCGGCTACTTTGTACCCTTCCAGAATATGAGTGAAGGTGTTTACATCAAAGTCAAACTGATCGGCTACGTGCATCAGCATATTGATTTCAGACTGGACGTAGGAGTGGCAGGTAATAAAGCGTTCGCTATTCAGAATTTCAGCTAAGGCTTCCAGGGCTAAGTCGCGACGGGGAGCGGGGGTATTGGCTTTTTCTTTGGATGATAGAATTTCATATTCCTGCCAAGCTTGGTCATACTCTCTCGCCCGGGTAAAAGCATCTAGGTACACTTGCTCTACGCCCATGCGGGTTTGGGGGTAGCGGATAGAACTATTGTTGCTCGAGCGTTTTACGTTCTCGCCCAAGGCAAATTTGATATGCTCGTCAGCTCCTTCAATCAGCATTTCCTGCGGCGAAGAACCCCAGCGCATTTTCACTAAAGCCGACTGTCCACCAATAGGGTTAGCCGAGCCGTGCAGCAGTTGCGATGCCGTCACCCCACCGGCCAACTGACGGTAGATATTAATATCATCGGATTCAACTACATCTTTCATGCGTACCATGGCGGAGTTAGTTGCTACATCGTTCACGCTAGACAGGGCAATGTGGGAGTGCTCATCAATAATGCCACTGGTCAGGTGCTTGCCACTACCGTCAATCACCGTAGCCCCGTTCGCCGAAAGATTTTGACCGACTTCTACAATCTTCCCATCGCGCACCAGCACATCCGAGCTCTCTAAAATTCCTTGATCTTCGTTGGTCCAGACGGTAGCATTTTGGATTAGGTACGTTTCGGCCTCGGGAACGCGCTGCTGGTTGCCGTAGGGCAAAAACGGATAGACAATTTCGGATAGGTCATCAAGGGAAATGGTTTTGTTACCGGCAGCTTCTTCGCCGGTTTCTTCCAAGGCAGCTTGGTAGGTAGCTTCCCAGGATACCCATTCTCCGTCGGGTAGCTTGCCCCGTCCTTGCAGTTTTTGTCCTTCAATCCAACCCG
This region of Tunicatimonas pelagia genomic DNA includes:
- a CDS encoding porin family protein encodes the protein MKKLTLLLLFSLLASSSLLAQVSIGVKAGGALAGQTNEGVGLGEGEFAKLTYLGGFFASVPITENVSLQPEVLYSNKGSQSSGGSINLRYNLHYLSIPIMLQYRVLDRVFVELGPEFGYLLGTGTNLNNDGFGGSFSDNPSFDEQLLASYRDLDVAFNVGVGYALSDRWLVNLRYNLGLRDISDDFTYDLVGQDGSIVIANSTYNRSVQLSVGYRIF
- a CDS encoding TonB-dependent receptor encodes the protein MNVIANEREAIFPLVTSLFVYGRLPPGGPVRRSYSASRSDGNCWLMAVFLLILSNQPTLAQTHTISGYVTDAESGEKLIGASVYLPTLGKGTTTNLYGFYSLPLSGDSATVTFSYIGYARRTETLALRQDTRLDVELSSNTLLEEVEVVATPEENVVDQVQMSVHKIPMQTIEQAPVLGGETDILKTLQLLPGVSFGSEGSAGLYVRGGSPDQNLILLDGVPVYNVNHLFGFLSVFNTDAINNVELIKGGIPARYGGRLSSVLDISMKEGNLKESGGVFAISPIAARFTYESPIKRDTSSFIISARRTWLDVASAVASLLDDRTFGYNFYDVNAKYNHKLNRNNRVYLSFYTGRDRFFDTFNDGTDRYTFNFRWGNLTSVLRWNHIFNPKLFSNISASYSTYNFFQEYRVRQEGTDFFNLSRSRIRDLKLQADFDYAPALSHSIKFGGMLSRQRFEPDVVQVVNASTDTTFNNQTFINSTNIEVYAEDEISITRQLTTNVGLRASGFWVNSEAYTNLQPRLAMRYLVSPSLSVKVSYTYMVQYLHLLTNSSLGLPTDLWVSTTENVAPQRSEQVAAGIAKSLVRNRYDVSLEGYYKRMDNLIAYRDGASFLFQNGETWENKVVAGNGESYGAELFINKKQGKITGWLGYTLSWTYHWFDAIDDGRRFPFRYDRRHDLSLLVNYHLPKDRTLSTTFVYNTGNAVSIPTARYQGIAPPGWEYERFYQQAFDDRLLLDQRNNFRAPAYHRLDISYQRTKLKKKDRQRTWIFSLYNAYNRLNPYFLYEQDGRLKQYSLFPIIPSITYRLEF
- a CDS encoding type II toxin-antitoxin system VapC family toxin, translated to MRYLLDTDICVHLLRGKQGIKEKIEQVGIKNCFISEITVAELKYGAEKSDNREKHSQEVEEVEELFTVLPIYPSFDRFALEKVTLQKQGILIPDFDLLIGATAVANQLTMVTNNEKHLNRIQGIRIENWVTPS
- the aroF gene encoding 3-deoxy-7-phosphoheptulonate synthase, coding for MIIHLKETVNTELAAQLAKQAQAQYFIREGQTILITSSSNKELPDFLREYTAEHFAMASDIQLASRTYQPATREVTINPGTSPAVATVEQAVKIGGSTNNTLMITGPCSIESWEQIVTCADMLKELGITTLRAGCFKPRTSPYSFQGLGMEGLKMLAQIREEYGFNIITEVRDATHVEAVIEHADIVQIGAKAMYDHGILRTCGEARKPVLLKRHFGATLQELVQAAEFVLSGGNEQVMLCERGIRTFETKTRFTLDLCGVSYLKEHINLPIILDTSHAMGYAYGVPDLTRACVAMGVDGLLIESHPNPKVAKSDAAQQLNLDEFRSLYRSVQSVAEAVGRKVV
- a CDS encoding hydroxymethylglutaryl-CoA reductase, coding for MNQGIEPSLTSLPDSSTDNEKISYLTILNNQLNQKTFQGHIENFAGLCMLPIGLAGPLCIRGDYANGNFRIPMATTEGALVASYNRGLRAGRKSGGFWAKVIEETVQRCPLLKFTTAQEAFSFIQWLDSQRDTIKLVAESSSRYAVLKNIRTILEGNEVIVCLEYQTGDASGQNMVTLCSQKVCDFIRDYAPTSPQAIYIEGNASGDKKVGIRSLGRTRGKRVIAEITIPKQIISTVLKTTPQRLVNFWQSSTMSQIKTGSAGNQAHVANGLAAMFLATGQDVACISEAATGFNRAEVTAKGELYASLTLPNLIIGSVGGGTGLPTQRECLEMMDCYGTGKANKLAEIMTAVALAGELSIGAAIAEGHFTRAHQKLGR